The following is a genomic window from Anopheles aquasalis chromosome 3, idAnoAquaMG_Q_19, whole genome shotgun sequence.
agacaaatatacatggtgcgttcagaaaatgatgagactggatttttcctgacgaaacgttttgagataaggtattgaactttttacgccaacgtagatataggatttagctattcaacgcactttatttcattcggctatgacaaactgaaagaaaatgggacgatttttcatgaaccatgtttttatttgatgtaacaccgtagaatgtctcctttctatggaccactggtacagcccatcGCGAACCTCTTCCtggcacagagcacgcaaacagaaatgtatgaggacttgatgaattactggcaccaacggaatgtttttctgtaggtccggatgatccgcgccaggaagaaggtccgggtgatccgcgccagaccaatggtccatagaaaggagacattctacggtgttacatcaaataaaaacatggttcacgaaaaatcgtcccattttctttcaatttgtaatagccgaatgaaataaagtgcgttgaatagctaaatcctatatctacgttggcgtaaaaagttcaataccttatctcaaaacgtttcgtcaggaaaaatccagtctcatcattttctgaacgcaccatgtatatttgtctctgtggtctactaaaatgccgcctaaaccctttttgatgaagattagtgtataattcactcatatgttaagaagattacactatacgaaccatttttaatccgtttgagaaataatatataatttaaattgcacataaaaagtttcaaaatatgttgattatttcttacctattgctcgttgaaaagctcaaacgtaatgaaatgttcatcaaaatattgtagtttacctaattaacaattgataaacacgtcaacatggataaatgttgataaaaagagttgttttgtgtttataaacatagcccatgtgcatagccaacgtatggggtacccgggtacccaggtgccactgggcggctgttaatttcatcgggccataattacctttaaatatgagttatcaaaacaatttcaacgccaattcgacTTGAAacgagttgtactttggggatccggagtttcgtaaaaaaatattgacgggaaggcattcatttattcgttgaaacttgaaatgggtacccgggtacccgagtgtccaaccgagggttaaggaAAGACGAGCATATTTTTCTCCACCCGCAACTTTGGTGGAGGCTCCTGTATGGTTTGGTTAGGACTTTACTCTGCTGGAAAGCTCAAGCTGGCTCTCACGTCgttcaaaatgaagtgcaaagattGTATTAAGGTTCTGGAAGGCTGTTCAGTCCCATCTTTGATCACCAACCGGTCGAAAGAAATATATTTCAACCGAATAGTGCCGCCATTCACACGCGACACTGAGGATGAAGGAccttaaaattgaaattggtCTACTCGTTCGCCATATTTAAATCATGGTGAAAACATCTGGGGAATCCTTGTAGATAAGATTTACGCTAAGGGAAGCAGTTTTCCTCAATTGATGAGCTCAAAAGTGCAATTATTAAGGCAAGGGAAGGCTTAAAGCAGTAGGCGctgaaaaaagggtgaaaagtaggCCAAATCGCATTCTGCTGGTTGCAAATCGTAGCGGGAAAGTAACTCTTTATTAGttgtattatttgcaaactgcggctattttttacaatcaaatataaaattggttttgaagaaaaattgaaatggtcttatactaactAGACGggtcgaaaacaacaaaatgcgtgtatctgtgtagtatatgcacgtaaaaatacgaaaatttcactgtaaacatatctcaccaataccaatcaataatgatacgggttgaaattattacagTTATCAGTAGAGAGAAACCACTAAAAACGCAGgtggtcttatactaactggaaggagtgtagTAATATCGACCATACATACCATTCGTTATGTTGAACAGACTTGGCGAAAGAATGGCTGGACAAAGGAATCGCAGAAATAATGAAGCACTAATTAAATTATCTGCAATATCTTCTCGTCCTAATGTTTTTAAACGATCGCGAAAGGTCGAAAAACAAACTCGCAATTCcaatggaaaaaaatcaatactgCTTAAAATGGCTTTCCATATCATTTCAACAGTGCTACGCAATTCCTGCTGTTGTTTTAATAGCATCCCATCGGTCTTCATGGGATCTACTTCACAGTCTCGTCCAGAGTCAATGATTTTTACAATCGGTGCAAATAAAGTATCTTGTAAATATTGTTCTCCACACAGTTTCAAGAATGCTTCCATGCTTTTAGTTGCTAGAGAGTTTCCACGAAACGTAAGCCGTTGATCATCGACTCGTAACAAATCCAAAGCGACTACGTCAGCAAGGAAAGTAGGTACCATGTTTTGTGAgtgcatcaccaacaccaaagcTTGCCCAATCTCTTCTTTAGCTTTAACTCCTATAACAGGTTCAATTAATTCGCATAGTTTTACATAGTTTTCTTTGAGATATGTTAAAAATTCTTGATATTCATTTATTGGCAGTATGGTAAGCGATTGGAATCGGCACTTTATTCTTATAGTGGATTGAGATTGTTTAGAAGAGCGTTTGCGTATACCCTCCATCTTTTCCGCCAGAATGGGATACCAATCTTCGCATAAACCATGCGGCATTACATCTTGAATACGAATACTAACCGATCCAATCAGTAAAAAATTGTCGCgccgcttttttttatcagcttCGCAATACACATTTATCTTGATAATTTTTGGTTTAGGTATATCAAGAAATTCCAAACATTCACCCCAAAATAATATATCTTTGTTGAGTTTGGAAGAAGTGCGCCCATACAAAACATTGTCCAGATATATCTCACAAAAATAACGTTTTTTGGACGGCAGTGACTTGGCTTCATAAATCCATATTTTAAGGGAATTATCCTTTCGCAGTGTATTGATATTGTTAGGAATAAGCATTTTACGTAAACCGTGTAACCACAGATCCCGTTCTTGGCGTGACTTGCACGTGTAATGTTTAACACCGCATGAATCACTATAAATTTGGAAGCCATGGCGGTGTCCAAGGAGCGATGCATGAACAGGAAGAATACTAATTGTACCCCTATTTGGATAGTCAATTGACGATAAAGATACATGATTGGAAAGCAAATTTTCATGAGATCGTGAAAGGCGTAGGTCGTCTGTTTCGCACGTAGATACATTTACTTTCGTAACAGATTTGGTTCGCTTTAAAGGGGTTGATCGAAACGAGCTGAAACGAATCACAATCGTTTACCAAAATAATAAATAGTTATATAGAAGTTACCAAAAAAAAGTACATATACTTTCAACTAAATATACCTTTATATATCTGAATACCAAACTATAGCATAATTTTGTTTCTCTCAAATAAGATTTCAAATCTCTATTCCATTATAAATCTCAAATCTCTATTCCATTATAGTTGGTTTCACCAGACATATGAAAAAAACCGAGGTACTTAccgctttaaaaaaaagtttgataatgatgatgaacatACTCTTTTTTTGTCTCTTGCTGGTAGTGTAAGAGCTGAACTTTGAAGACAAAGCACTTCGTCTGATCCATCTAGAAAACACGTAATAAGGAATACAATGAACACAGTATACGATTTTATTGGACGACCTTGTCATGAACGTGACtcttaaatgaaaaaaacctTCACAATTCATATGTTGATATGTTTAATTATTACCTGCATTTGGTGAGGTTTTCaattggatttcattttcgTCTCGGCTGAGTATGGCACGCAGAATAGAATCATTCGCAGTTCTATCCGACAGGAATTTGGAAAGTTGCTTGGTATCTAGTGCTTTCACTGGCACATTTGCTTGACATACATCAAAGCTACTTATGGCACATTTTGGGGTAATTGTTTTCATTAAAGAATTGTGTCTATATAGTTTAATTGATGAAGATCGTCGAATGAAGTTAATtgacttttttgttgttccagAAGACTGCAATGTGCATTCCGAAGATAAAGTAGAAGAGTTACTATGGACAGTTCCCGTTCCAACGGTTGGCAACAAAGTGATTGGAACCTTCGACGAATCGAAAATAGCCTTAGAGCTTGTTGGATCTGACATTACTTTTTCCTTTGCTATAGGTGTTTCAATATTGCTCCTCCATGCAGTGGTATTTTCACGATCTGTTAGGTTATTAGAATTCGCATTGAGTACAACGCCATATCGCTTCATTCTAGAGGTGCGGATGGAGTCATCTTGGCTTGGCTGATCTATGCAAACAGTCTCCATTGAACGTTCATTCAATTCAGCCACAGAGGAGCATAGTTgcatattttttatgaaagGAAGCTTTGTATCTATTCTCGCAGAACTGATGCTATCAGCTTTCAGTGATATGTAGAAAGTTGACTTCCGACGATCGTCGTTTTCTATCGCAGTAATGTGTATCGTCGGATTCATTTGTATCGAATAAAAAAGCAAGACCTACTACAAAACCATACACTAATTGATAGGTTTCACTTTTTGCATCTATCTAGAAACCCTGCAATATTAAGCAGAATGATTTGTATAGTCTAATTATGGGCAACCTTTGAACAATATTACTAAATTGACAATCCCATATTTGTGAATAAAAAATACACGTTATGATTACATTCGATTTGTAACCCAGTGAGCGGAATCGTTGGAAAATACTGGGGTAAAAGattaaaataggcccccccactcacggtgagttactgagtgaccgaaaaaaccgctttttaactgattaaatgtatttttttcacccctcccccttcactaatacattaatttacgtttgcGCATATTATAATGGAGATTTGGCTactaaaaatgtagaaattacCCAACAAACCAGGGCACTCACTTTTTCGTATGCTCACTGTAGGAGTGAGCGCGACTTCCGATGAAACAGCACTATTCAAAAGCCTCAGCGAGAACCTTTGCGTATGAGCGCGAAAGAGATGGTCGATGAGATGGAAATACTTTTAGCCgctttcgtcgtcgccgcttAAAAGCGCGCCGGACTTGGATCGAATCCGGACTCGGCACCGcgattttatgcatttttttgcattttttgcatGCATTAAATAAATGCATCTAATTGTCGTACGATAATGGTACAACGTCtcagaccgtttctacacccgtgtgacagaaatcgctcaccgccactcaaattgccctgttaagagactaacagggcgctaacagggcgctaacagggtagaaatcttgctgctgtttacaggcccgtgtgacagaaatcgctcaccgccactcaaattgccctgttaagagtctaacagggcgctaacagggcgctaacagggtagaaatcttgctgctgtttacagggcttttgcgcatgtattggtgccattttccacgcatttttgcgatggtgtgtgtgtcatcctaccgtacccctgtgcccagtagccccgccccctatgatatttcggatcaatatgaagcacgcaaaagcataatttcattttcaccaattttatttccacctttgaatcggacactctgcctcgcaaaacacatcacaaaacacaacacttcgcacaacactcctctgcttcgctgcctgtcccacgctgattgatgccaggatgctgccgaaaaaagacaacatgattgatcatgatcagatttgggtgcttattctgtaactttcgattacgatggcctcaggcgttcaatgattcatgcgaatttcgaaacgtttcgaaaacaataaacaattcaaaatgacagtttgaagtaaaaaaactgttaattaacttgtttttttcggtataaaaatgacttaacctttgtaataatagtatacgattagcagaaagaaattattgatgcacaatcaggacgctaaaactgtttttcagatgctcgatgctcgatgtaaacagaacgccagctgtcgaccacaaaaatgcactcgacatgcaggcgatcgtgaacaccaaatgaacacaaaatgaaccaaatgaatcgaacgcctgaggccatcgtaatcgaaagttacagaataagcaccttgatcaacaaaatatttttcaatttcttaccattttccgttgtcgcacatgcccacaaacaatgtccacgggtttagatgctccgtagcacaaacgaatgatacaaattcacagcaagactagcttttttcttcaaaattttcggatgcacgatcgCTGCATATCTTGCCTCTTGCGtatcgttttcaactgacgccatgttggatccaggccttagcagaaattttcaccttcctctttcgatcgccgtgcccttacacaaacacacgcgcacggggccgtgtccgaacacgcagcgctcgtgagcgatcgagtgaatggtgagacagcatcaaaacaaaccgtaggagtgaaagagatagcgtgtactcgaaagaaaaaaatcgactgcttgacaaaaagtctgtcaacagggatggcctcaggcgttcgatgattcatgcgaatttcgaaacgtttcgaaaacaataaacaattcaaaatgacagtttgaagtaaaaaaactgttaattaacttgtttttttcggtataaaaacgacttaacctttgtaataatagtatacgattagcagaaagaaattattgatgcacaatcaggacgctataactgtttttcagatgctcgatgctcgatgtaaacagaacgccagctgtcgaccacaaaaatgcactcgacatgcaggcgatcgtgaacaccaaatgaacacaaaatgaaccaaatgaatcgaacgcctgaggccatcgtaatcgaaagttacagaataagcaccaaaAAGTCTGTCTTGGGagcaggagcgagaaaatgcgCTGCGTCAACGGGGTTACCAACAAAATTGTTGATGGAAATATATGCATCCAGTTTGCCGGAGCTGAATTAACGCGTGTTTTGGTTTCTGTTTTGAGGTTGGAATCCGAAGCGTGTTCTGTATTTTGTGCGAAACTGACTACAAAAATTGCGGAAAATTATTTTACTGTTTCGTGTACAATAAGTACAAACCCACCGGTGTGCTCCTTGGAAAAGTAGGCTGAGACTGTACGAAAGACTTGGAGCAGCTTGGAAAACAGTTAAAAAAATCGCTAAAAGGTCTAAAAGCCGCTGACCAGAACGAGAGCAGCACGTGCTTCAATAGAGCTAAGTTGGAGTTTACAAATTGAACTTTGACTGAGTTTAACTGATCACGATGAAGAACAGACCCGTGAAGCACAAATCATccaataattttcattttaaatccTTCCGTGATCGAATCAAAGAAGTCGACATTCGCCGCAGCGCATTGTATCGCTTGGAAGAAACTTCCGAAGATAGACTCTCAGAGCAAAGTGGTACTTTTTTCTACGCGGCGCTTAAGACATGGTCGGTCTTAAATTTAACAAACGAATACGCCGAATATCAACGTCTATTTAAAGATTCGAACACGCTGTCCTTGCTACTCTTCAACAAAAATGATATCATGGCCCATCTTCTGAACTGTTTGCGAAAAACATCAGATGCGGCTGTGCAGCCGTTACTGGAGTTGGTGGTAGCAGTGGCGAAAGATTTGCGGAAAGAATTTCATAATTACTTTGCATCCGTGTTCAATGTACTGGTCCCGTTTCTTCACTCTTCCAGCGCCGATCGCGTAGAGTGGACACTGATTTGTCTGGCACATCTATTTAAAGCACTAAGGGGCTTTCTACGAAACCATTTTACAAATATTTTTGATCTGCTAGTGCCACTACTTAACGAATCTGATTCCGTTCATCATGCCGTGAACTTTGCAACCGAATGCCTCGGATATCTTGCACGAGATCTTAAGGAGAAGCGAACGTTGATTGATATGCTGTTAAAATTCCAGATGCAGAACGACGCTAGAACATCCGTATGCGGTCATGTACTGTTTGAAATATTGAACGGAGTGCAGAACCAATTCCACACAACAGCTAAACAAACGATGCAGCAGTACTTCGATATACTGCAGCAACTAAATCAGGACGATAGTGACCATTTGCAGGAAATTCTGACTCAAACTATTACAGATATTGTTGAGTACATTCATCCTGGAGATATAGTCATATTTTGGGACACCGTTCGAAACACTATCGAACATTGCATAAACCTGCTCAGTATTCAGCAAATTGAAGtcacaagcaccagcaccgatccTAATATCATAACATATTTAACACGAATATTGCAGTTGGCTGGAATAGTACTGGAGTATAAAGATGGCAAGCTTCTCGGAAATAGTGCCCCAACAGTTGTGTCGCAGCTGATACGATTACTTGCTTTCTCGCCTAGTAACTGCGACGGGTTTTCCGAAACAATCGTCAGCCACATCAtaattttgcttcgatcgaagAACATTCAGCTGTCGCACTTGGAAGCTAGCCGCTTGACGAGAAACATGTTGATGCTCGACAAGCGTTCCCTGTATGAAAGATTCATCTCATCAACTGTACATTGTCCTGTATTTGAAACGCTTATTTGGCCATGTTTTGTGAAAAAGCTTGACGATGATTTCGACGATGCTCGTCTTCTGTTTCTGGCTGATCTGCTGCTACAGAAAGTTCCACAAAGCGTCAACGGCCTGCAGTTATCTAAATGGAAACCCTACCCAGTACAAGTTATGTCCAACGGAAAAGTTCAATTTTATATAGACTCTATGCTCGCTGCTGATGTGCTAGAAGTAGAGAATGTACTAGAGCAGTTTGAATTGTACCTTTGTGCGTTGATCGTACTGCCACATCTGACATGCTTCAAAGCGAAAGCAGAAATCGCGAAAAATTTAATCAAGTTTGTGTTATCGCTAGTGCATGTTGCCGAAACAGCAGTATCCAACAtaccagaaaaaaagaaattggcCAAAATTGTTCAACTAATTACGGTAATGTTAGAAACAATTGTGCACCTGAACAAAACCGATAAAAGAAgcatattttgtgttttagaGAGTCTACTGGGCATCATAACCTTAAACGACTGCCTGCTACTTAACAGTGTGCATCTACTTGTGGTTTTCACTATGGATCGTTGGCAATCTATGGCAACATATCAGGAGTTTAGAAGATTGCAAAACTGTTTAAGTCCCCTTCTCTCATCATTTGACGTAACGATCAGACATTTGTCTGCAGATATATTAGCAAAATTTGATCATTTGCCTGAGCTGAGTGCTGGTTTGGGACCATTGTACAAAACAATTGCGAGGATTGAAAGCATCGAATCGCTAGTACATACCTACCGTGAGCAAGTACTACTGTTCCAGGATTTGGCGTACAACAGTCAGTTCTTCAAGAAATCGTCAATTGTAGGCCAAAGTAAAGAATGGACCGAAATTACGCTACGCTATATGATGTCAATATATTCGGTCAACTTTAAATTACTGTGGGAACCAGCCTCAAGCATCATTCGAAATTATGTAGACAATATGACAAACAATGAATATGAATTATTTTGGCGAGTTTTTGAAGCTATGCTAACAATGGCTGAGAGGAAAATTCCATACGAACGGCCTTGGCAAAATTGGGAGGATCCCGATGATACATCCAATATCATTCTTGCCAGAGTGATGCCCTTcttgataaaaaagaaaaacattgaCTACAACAATGTGCTCATTCAGCTTCTCAACATGCTACGAAGCTGTACAGTCTTTTGTCGTAAGCACGGAGATCGCATCGTGGAtagtttcttctcttttctcaaTTCGACCAGCATGGATGATAACGAAGACACGACAAATGTTGTAGTGGAAGCCAAGCGTCGTAAAAGCAGCCCGCATAGACAGCAGATCCTGCTATGTTATCTCAATATGTGTAGCGAACTAAACAAAGAATTGATACAAGATAAGATAGAACAACTGTACGTTGTTTATAAAAACTTTATCAGTAGTAGGAACGAAGAACTTCAACAAGCCGCGCTAAATGGTATCTTTGCGCATGGTAAATCGCATTTAATGCTTTATAAAGACTTCATTACCCGTTTAACAAACGATAAAACACTCAGTAATGCATTGCTATCGACGTTCGAGCCGTCGGATAAAGAAACGGCAGCGAGTAGCACACCCGTTAACATTGCAGAACAGCATCGACCGGATGTAGTACAGTTAATCTTGAATGTCTTAGATAGAAAAATGATACATAATCTAAGTTGTAGAGATGATGTCCATAGTGGCCAACATAAGTCTGCAATTCTTACATTTATCGGGCGTTTGCGTGAAACTGAGCTTGAATGGTTATTGCAACGTTGGTTTGAACCATACTTAAAGCTACTAAAATCGACACCTCTCGAAACGGTACAATGTTTAATGCGTGAAAATAGATGCGATACTTCCCATGCAATCCCGATTACGAACTCTTACAAAGTCAACACACTTCTCAGCTTACTGGCAACGCTGCAAATGGAAGCGGGGCTGTTGCCGGGAGCTCAATTCTCTGTAAGGTTAATGCACTTGAAAATTGCATTTGATGCCTTGGTGATCCAAATGGATCATATAatctacaaaaaatacaaatcgcgCGCATTGTTGGACCtggttgatttgattgaccacTACGGTCAACAATATCAGTGGACGAAAGAGGAGATCGAAGCAATCCTGCATGTACATGTGTGGCCGAACTTGGAAAATCTGCCTAAGGATAGTATCCATAGTGCAACACCACTCTTAAAACTACTTTTCTCGTGTAGTCGAAGCGAAAGGTTATATACCGTTCTAGAGAAACCTCTATGTGAATTTCGGCCTGCAGCAGAGAAATCAATTACGCCACTATCCGCAATGATTGCGCTTCTGAAAGGAtcaaaaaccagcagcaaaGTTTGCCAAGATATATTTACTGCACTAGCTATGATGTTGGATGCTGAAGACAACTTTTGTAAGGAATATGTTAGTGCAGCTGATAAATCAACCGGCAGAAGCAGGTTGCTTCAACCCTATGTGAAAGATTTGCTAGAATTCATTCGCTCGTCGTTGCGACAAAAGGGTACTATTTCGTTTCACTTACTTGTTATATTGCAGAATCTGGTCGATTCTAATTTGATTGGTAGTGATGAAAACGGAGAACCGGTTGAAGACGATCGTAATTTGTTGCTTAGTTCGCTGTTTCCAATACTTATAAAAACGGTAAGCGGCATTCACGATGAAGCTACTATAACTCAACACGAAACAAGGGAATTCATACGCCGTTTACATATCATCGTCATGAGTCTGCTAGTCCAGATTACTGAACCTGAGCGCTACGTAAAGCAGTTGGCATACATGTTGGAAATGGTGAAGGATTTGGGTATGTACAGGTGTTTTTTCGACTAATTCAATGTTTATGGATTGTTTTATCTTCTGCAGGATCCCGGAAGATGCTGTTCGACATATTTGACGCGTTAGCAACATTGAATTCACGAGAGTTGCAATTTATAGCAATTATAGTGCGCCAAATGAATGCAATGGATAACCGGTGGATTGATCAGCCGGACCACTCGACTCGAGCAGGTGCCTTCCGCGCAATTGATGGGCTGTTGATTGAAACTTCTGACGACCTTCAACAAATAACAGGCCGAATATGCATCGTTTATTTGTCACAAAGTTGTCACGTTTTGCGGTTTGAAAAGGAGCTTTCAGCTCGACAAATCGCTTTTGATaatgtttgcaaaatattgaaatatctGTGTGCGGATGCAGGCCACGAGATTAGTCCCACTGATAGACACTATTGTATAGAGAAAATAGTTCTCAAATCGGTTTTGGATGGACTAAAGGTTAGGCGATTCGACGATATACGCAATGATGCAATTCTACTGCTAGGTGAACTTTCACGTAAATTGGGGAGAATATCGATACATCAAGAGTGTCGTGTTTTTAGAGAATTGTGGCATTTCACCGGTCAGGCGCCAGGAATGGGCAAAGAGATGGATTTCTTTGATAATATTACCCATTTGCAGACTCATCAGCATTGCAAAGCATTAAAGAGATTAGCTAATAAGCTTTTGATTTTGAACGAAAATGATGATACCAGCAGCAAGTTATCTCCACGCACAGTTATCCAGTTTTTGCTCCCCATCGTTTCTCACTACGTATGTAATGAAAATTATCGAACGCAAACAAGTATAATCGATGAGGCTACTCACTCTATCGTCCAAATGTGCCGAATGCTACCTTGGCGAAGCTACAAAGCCGTATTACTGCAATACCTGAGACGATTGAAATATTGCTGGGACTATCAGAAACAGTTATTGAAAATAGTAATTGGCATCATGGacgctttccattttaatcTATCAGAATTAGCAACGGATAGCCATGAAACATCTTTGGCGATCACGAATGCCCTAATGAACAGAAAGTTGGAAATGAACGCCGACATCACTGGTCATAATTTGATATCCATCGTTTCAAATGCCGTACATTTAGATGAAACAGGCGAGTTAAAAAAAGATTTgaacaacgaagaagaacatgTGGAAAATGATGTAGTGTTGCATCAGCAACAAAACGATTTGTTCAAGACAACCACTGAAATTGTCGATGATATAACGCAGAACGTTGTGCCAAACCTCTtgtcttcattcaattttgcCACAGAATATttacaatcaatcaatggaGGTAAAATCGGTAAATTTCAATTAGACAAAAAAGCGCGTTTTgctaaacaaaaagaagaaatactGAAGTTACCGATTGCGATGGCAATAGTAAAACTTTTCATGAAACTGCCTCCTGAGCAGATAGAGATAAATCTACCAAAATTGATCATCAAAGTAATTACCTTTCTAAAATCACGCTTAAAGTCAGTCCGAGCGCAGGCACGCAACACTCTTGCGCACATTACCATTGAGCTTGGGCCGATGTATTTCAGTTTCATACTCCAAAATCTGTTGGTAATGCTCACACGTGGCTTCCAGCGGCACGTCCTTACATTCACCGTCCACACGCTCATAGAACGGGCCCAAAAGCATTTGGCCAACGAAAATGTCATGCATGATATACTACAAACGGTGCTACATATTTGCATTGAAGACATATTCGGGCAGTTGATCGGAATAGTGCGTGGAACAACGATTGAAAGTGGTACATTAAAAAGAGTATCTGCACCAG
Proteins encoded in this region:
- the LOC126575810 gene encoding ras GTPase-activating protein raskol isoform X2, whose amino-acid sequence is MNPTIHITAIENDDRRKSTFYISLKADSISSARIDTKLPFIKNMQLCSSVAELNERSMETVCIDQPSQDDSIRTSRMKRYGVVLNANSNNLTDRENTTAWRSNIETPIAKEKVMSDPTSSKAIFDSSKVPITLLPTVGTGTVHSNSSTLSSECTLQSSGTTKKSINFIRRSSSIKLYRHNSLMKTITPKCAISSFDVCQANVPVKALDTKQLSKFLSDRTANDSILRAILSRDENEIQLKTSPNADGSDEVLCLQSSALTLPARDKKRVCSSSLSNFFLKRSFRSTPLKRTKSVTKVNVSTCETDDLRLSRSHENLLSNHVSLSSIDYPNRGTISILPVHASLLGHRHGFQIYSDSCGVKHYTCKSRQERDLWLHGLRKMLIPNNINTLRKDNSLKIWIYEAKSLPSKKRYFCEIYLDNVLYGRTSSKLNKDILFWGECLEFLDIPKPKIIKINVYCEADKKKRRDNFLLIGSVSIRIQDVMPHGLCEDWYPILAEKMEGIRKRSSKQSQSTIRIKCRFQSLTILPINEYQEFLTYLKENYVKLCELIEPVIGVKAKEEIGQALVLVMHSQNMVPTFLADVVALDLLRVDDQRLTFRGNSLATKSMEAFLKLCGEQYLQDTLFAPIVKIIDSGRDCEVDPMKTDGMLLKQQQELRSTVEMIWKAILSSIDFFPLELRVCFSTFRDRLKTLGREDIADNLISASLFLRFLCPAILSPSLFNITNGMYGRYYYTPSS